The Syntrophobacterales bacterium genomic sequence GCCGATCCCCCCAGCCACAGATTTGGTAAACATCATACCTCAGTTAGCGGACGTAATCCTCCTTGACCGGGTAAAGTCCTTGTCTGAAGTAAATTGCACAAAACATGATAAACAAATTACATTTGGATGTTGGAATTGTTTTCGAAGATTTTAGGCGTTTTTACCAGAAACTCTTCTCGCCAACGATAGCACTCAGATTGAGTGATTTGGTGTTCGTTGCAGATATCGGCTACCAGCCGACCTTTCAAATCCCTGCAACACTACAAGCGCCTTGGTCTTGAAATCCCATTTCCTTCGTTTCATGGCTCGTTATCTCTGAGTCATTTTACTCCCTTAAGTAGGGTTCTGTCTTATAATGGGGTGCAGTATAGAGACCCCCTCACACACCTCCCCCAACAGAGAGGTGTATTGTCGTAATAGGCGAAACGGGGGAGAAATGATCCCTCCATAATCTGATGTAAGAGAGATGCCGGGATAGGCAGTCAGGAGAGAGAGGGGGGATGGAGAGAACCAAGTTGAAATTTCCTTATAAGCCATGATAGGCTTCACCCGTCTGTACTCAAGAATTTTCAGATATCTAAGGAGGTTGGAATGGGACTCAGATATGAAGAAGTGACGGATGATGTTCTCGAGTTGTTGCATGATGTTCGCGCCCAGTACTTTCCGGAATTAAAGAATGCCAAGATCAAGGTCTTATTTGATGTAAAAAAGAGGTCCTCTGGGGGGAGGATTACACTCGGCAGAATCATGAAGACGAACGATCTTTTGAGGCACCTTACGATAGATCGGGTCGATCCCATTGAAGGTTATGACTACATCGTCTGTTTGGATAAAACCTGTTGGGAAGCCATAGAAAAGGAAGACAGGGAAAGGATCGTCAGACACGAGCTGAGGCATGCCTATTTTGACATAGACTCGGAAGAGAATCCCTACAAACTCGTCGATCATTCTATACTTGATTTTTATGAGGAGTTGGAGGCAAACAGGGAAGATCCGAGATGGAGGGAGAGGGTAGGGACCCTGACCGAAGATATCTACCAGCAGAGAAAAGAAGAGATCAACGAGGCGAGAGCCAAGAAGATGAAAAAGAAAGCATTCTGACTTCGCACGGAGTTCCTTGCGAGAGACAGTCTCTCAGACGGCAAACATAAGAGGGATACGGTCGGCCACAAGAAAACCCTTTTCGGTCGGGGTGATTTGCCCGTTCCGAATCATAATAAGCCGAGCCTTGATAAGCTCCTCAAGTACTCTTGATACCCGGTCCTCTGGGCCAGGCAGATCAAGGACTGCAAGGCCCTGTGCCGTTCTGAAGCCAAAATAGAGGCTCTCCAATTTCATCTGGTCCTCGGTGAGAATCTCAAACCCCTCGATAGGTGCGACTCCGTCATGGAGGGCGGCGCAGTAACGGTCGACAGACCGATAGTTCCACCAACGTTTCCCGTTGAGGAATGAGTGAGCCGCAGGTCCTATGCCAAGGTACGGCGCGTGGGTCCAATACTTGGTATTGTGATGAGAGATGCAGCCCTGCCCCTTCGCGAAGTTTGATATCTCGTAATGGATAAATCCGTGGTCCGAGAGAAATAAGGATGTATCGAAAAAAAATTTTCTCTGCACCCCTTCCTTTGGTATCGTGAGGGCACCCTTTGCTTTCAGCAAACCGAAGGGCGTTCCACTTTCGATGGTCAACTGGTAACAGGAAAGGTGAGAAGGATCGTACTTAACGGCCTGTACGAGCGTGCTCAACCACTTTTCTCTCGTTTGCCCCTTGAGGCCGTACATGAGGTCAATTCCAAAATTGGCGAAACCGCATGACCGTACCATTTCGATGGCCCTCTTGGCCCAAGTGGCGGTATGTCTCCTTCTCAAGAACTTAAGTTCTCTGTCGTCGAAAGACTGGACGCCGAGACTGAGCCTGTTTACACCCATTGACCGGTAATGGGAGAGTTTTTCTCTGGTTATGTCGTCTGGATTTGCCTCAAGAGTAACTTCCTCGTCTGGATTTCCGGGCCAGTGACTGCGGAGGATCTTCATCAGGCGTTCGAAGGTCGGCGCGTCAAGTAGTGAAGGGGTTCCTCCTCCGAGATAAATAGAATCGAAATGAGGGAAGAGCTCTCTATATATCCCGATCTCTGTCTTTAGGGCGCCGAGCCACCGGTCTACCGAGTCCGTGTCGGTGACGGAGTAAAAATCGCAATATGGACATTTTGTTTTGCAGAAAGGAATGTGGACATAGAGTCCTGGCAGTTGGGATTCAGGGCTCGGAATAAGTGATTCTGGCGTGAGGATAGGCCAGGTATTATTCATCATCTGTCTTGAGGGCTGCCATGAAAGCGCTTTGCGGTATCTCTACATTTCCTACCATGCTCATCCTCTTTTTCCCTTTCTTCTGCTTCTCGAGGAGCTTGCGTTTCCTCGTGATATCGCCGCCGTAACATTTTGCCGTGACATCTTTCCTGTACGGTGAAACGGTTGAACGGGAGATAATCTTTCCGCCGATAGCGCCCTGGATCGCAATCTTAAAAAGCTGTCTTGGAATCTCATCTCTCAGCCGGTCACAGACTCTGACTGCCCGCTCGCGGGCCCTCTCCTTATGTATGATCATAGAAAGGGCATCGACTTTCTCCCCATTTACCAGGATATCTAGTTTTATCAGGTCACTCTCTCTGTAATCGATGATCTCGTAATCAAAGGAACCGTAACCTTGGGTAATGCTCTTGAGTTTGTCGTAGAAATCGAAGACCACTTCGGCAAGGGGCATGTCAAATGTGATCTCTATTCTGCCGGGACTCGGGTATGCGAGGCGTGAGTTCACCCCTCGTCGCTCCAGACATAATTTCATTACAGCCCCCACATATCTCTCTGGTACGAGAATACTTGCCCTGATGTAAGGCTCCTCGCCTCTCTCTATTTTTATAGGATCGGGATAGTATTGGGGGTTGTCGATGGTGAACTCCATGCCGTCCTCAAGAAAAAACCGGTACTGCACGCTGGGAGAGGTGAGAATAATTGACTGATCAAATTCCCGTTCGAGTCTTTCCTGGACGATCTCAAGATGGAGGAGGCCTAGAAATCCACACCGGAATCCCTGCCCGAGGGCGGCGGATGAGTCCTTCTGGTAAACCAATGCTGCGTCATTCAACTTGTATTTCTCAAGGGCTTCAGCCAGAGAAAGATAGTCATCCGACGCAATGGGATAAATAGAGGAAAAAACAACGGGTTTTACTTCCTTGAACCCAGGCAGGGGTTTGGCCGCAGGATACTCGTCAAGAGTGATCGTATCACCTACTCTTGTGTCGCTTACCGTCTTTATTCCTGCGATTATATACCCCACCGAGCCAGCCGAGAGTTCTTTCCTGGATTCCATCTTCAGGCGGAAAATACCGGTCTCCTCCACCTTGTATGTTGCTTTGTTTGACATGAGACGAATGATATGGCCGGGGCGGATACTCCCGTCAAAGACTCGGCAACTTACGATAGTGCCCCGGAAAGGGTCATAGTGAGCGTCGAAAATAAGGGAGGACAGAGGTTCGCCGTTGCTCCCGGTGGGTGGCGGTATCCTGATCACAATGGCCTCAAGGATATCCTCTATGCCGGTACCTTCTTTTGCGGAGCAGAGAACGACAGAGTCAGGGTCAAGACCGAGCTCCTGATCTATTTCTTCCTTCACGCGGTCTATATCGGCGGATGGTAAGTCTATCTTATTTATAACGGGAATAATTACGAGATTGTGTTCCATGGCGGCGTAAAGATTGGCAAGGGTCTGGGCCTCGACTCCCTGAGATGCGTCGATCAGGAGAAGCACTCCCTCGCAGGATGCAAGAGCTCTCGACACTTCGTATGAAAAATCGACATGGCCTGGCGTGTCGATCAGGTTCAGCTCAAACTCTTCTCCCGCGCGGCTGGTGTAGGGGATATTAATCGTCTGACTCTTTATGGTGATCCCCCTCTCTCGTTCGATGTCCATTGTGTCGAGTATCTGATCGCGGAACTGCCGGTCGTCTACAAGGTGTGCATACTGTATCAGTCGATCGGCCAGTGTCGATTTCCCATGGTCAATATGAGCTATGATGCTGAAATTTCTTATCTGTTTCATGATGGTTTGCCTTTGTTAATTTGAATTACGGTCTTCAGATAATTCCCCGGATATATCGCCTCCGTGGCTGACCCTTAGTTGCCGGTAGATGTCCACACGGCTTCGTTTTACCAGAGAGAGCCAGACGGGGGTGGGGGACGCTTATTCAGCCCCTGTGTCCGTCCGATCCATGAAGATCCGGATAGCTTTAAAGTATTCGTGTAGACCCACGAACATCACGTCATTGTGATCCGCCGCAGGGATCATAAGAAGTTGTTTGTCTTCTGATTTTATATTGTTATACAAGTCCTCCGCTTCAGCGAAAGGGACTAGATTGTCATGTTCCCCGTGGACGATAAGGACGGGCAGGGTAATCATGCGGACCATGGCAATACACTCGTCTTCAATTCCCGGGAGTTTGGGCCCGTCAGTCGTTAAATCCAGATGATCAAGTATTCGCGTGATGCTCAGGAACCCGCTTTCAATTATTATTCCTGGCAGGTTGTATTGATAGTGGTATGCAAGTTCCAGTGCTGACAGACTGCCAAGAGACCTGCCCATAACCCACAACTTATCCTTAAGGCCTCTGGCTGCCAGTTCCTTTTTTACTGCCTCAAGCACCTTATGAGCATCGCCGAGCATGTCTGTGATGGTTGGCGTCCCTCCGCTTTTTCCATATCCACGGTAATCTACCACAACTAAGTTGATGTTCTTCTTGAAATAGAACGGCGATATCTCGTCATAATCGCTGATTACCTCACCGTTCCCATGGAAGAAGAGTATCCATGGCCATTCGGGATTGCCTCTGTAAAAACGGCAGGAGATGGAAATGTCTTTGTCCACGGGTACCGGCAGATCAAAGGCAAAAGCCGGGCACGGACTGTATGTATCACGGGGATAAAAAATATATTCCAATGCCGAAGAGTTGTCGAGGAGCGTGTAGTCAGGCATCTTCTCTCCTAATCACGTAATGAGTAAAAAAACAATAATATTATCTCATATCATAATGTCTTATGCAAGGAGGCTTTGCCCTCCCTGAAGTGGTGACTCAGTGGTTTTTTAGAAAATTTGGTTGTGAATAATATCCTAATATGATTGACAATAACATTAAGGCTATGATAACAGTATACGCCCAATACATTAAGAATAAAATAAGGCGGATTCGATGGATGGGTTAAATCTCTCAACAAGCATTGACTGGAGTTTTATTGAGGATGTGGGTCCGATAGCGGGCAGGAACCTTCTCTGTGCTATCAATGCGGCAACTGCACTGCTGGCTGTCCTTATATCCGGTATTTTGATTACCCAGTGAGTTAGATCATGGGGTTTCTTCGGACCTGGCAGAAAGGAATAGTCCTTACCTCAAAAGCAATCTGGTTATGCGCCATACGTGAGACATGCACGACAAGATGCCCTTGCAAGATCGATGTAGCGAACGCAATAGATGCGTTGCGCATCATAGCTCGTCGTGAGAACAAGGTATCCGAGAAAGATATAAAGCTTTTTTATGATACCGTACTTGCTTTGATGAAACAGTATGGAAGATTGTTCGAGATGGGCACGCTTATGGCGTGCAATATTAATCAAGGACATTTCCTTGCTGACGCAGAACTGAGCCCCAAAGCGATGGAGAAAGGAAAAATCGGTTTCTTCCCCAAGAACATTAATGGAATAAGTCGGGTAGCGAAAATTTTCACGAGATTTCAGGATAAGGCAAAAAAACGTGATTGAGACAGGGTATGCGTATTACTCGGGATGTTCGTTGGAGGGCGCGGCGGTTGAATACAATATGTCGATGCGGAAGGTGTTTGATACTCTCGGCATAGACATAAAGGAGTCCGAAGATTGGAGTTGCTGCGGGTCTGCTCCGACCCATACGGTGGATCACATTTTTGCGGTTGCTCTTGCGGCACGTAATCTTTCCATCATTAAGAAAATGGGAACCAGGACCGTTATCGTCCCATATCCTTTTTGTCTTTCTGTGTTCAAGAGAGCTCATGTCGGAATGGATGGTGACGAATCCTTCAAGAATGAAGTAAATGAGCTTCTTGATAAACCTTACAATGGCGGAGTGAGCCCTAAGTCAACGTTGCAGGTAATGTACGAAGATATCGGTCTTGAGGCCATAGCCGCGAAAGTTATCCCATGTGTTGCCTGACTTGGTGGTTGCCCCTTATTACGGATGCATTTTGACCCGACCTCCTGTTATTGCCCGGTTTGATGACCCGAATCCAGTTTCCATGGATAAAATACTGGAAGCAGTGGGTTTCATGGTGAGCAGTTTTACCTTTAAAGTAGAATGTTACGGCGCGGCATTCGGAGTACCGAAACGGGATATGGTCAACAGGTTTGCTTACAAAGCACCCAACATGGCCCTCGATTCAGAGAAACTGTATAGCAGCCGCCTGTCCGTCCGCTCTGCCAGCAAAATCTTAACCTGCGGCAGCGCCAGGTAAATAACATTATGGGCACGGGCTTCAATATGTCGGTTCTTTATTTTTCACAGATCGTGAAACTGACCTTTGGTCTTTCTTTCAAGGAATTGGGCCTTGACAAACTGATCGTAAACTCTAACGGCCTGATCCAGTCACGGATCACTGTTTGAGGAAACGGTAAAGCAGGTAGAGGCGGCATAAGGAATCGGAAAAGACAGAAAAGGCCGGGAAGGCCAAATCGAAGGAAAAAATAAAGGCGGAGGAGACCTGACAGATGCGGGTTGGAGCATTTATTTGTCATTGTGGAAGTAATATTGCTGGGACCATTGATGTGGCGAAGTTGACTCAGGAAACGAGAAAGCTGCCGGGTGTGGCGTTTGCCACAAATTATATGTACACTTGCTCCGAGTCCGGCCAGGAAGAGATAAAACAGGCAATTAAGAGGGAAAAACTTAACCGGATTGTGGTAGCGGCCTGCTCACCGAGGATGCACGAACTTACTTTCAGGCGCACCATTGAGAAAGCGGGACTTAACCGTTATTTCCTTGAGATGGCCAATATAAGGGAACATATCTCTTGGGTGGGCCTTGACAAAGAGGCCAATACCAATAAAGCGATGGAAACGGTCATGATGGCGGTCGCAAAGGTCATGCAGAACAAACCGCTTTTCTCGTCATCCTTCAAAGTGAATAAGAGGGTGTTGGTGATCGGCGGAGGTGTGGCGGGAATGCAGGCAGCGCTTGACTGTGCGGACGGTGGGCTTGATGTCATTCTTGTCGAGAAGAGTCCAAGCGTGGGCGGCATGATGGCCCGTCTCGACAAAACCTTTCCTACCATAGATTGTTCCATCTGTATCTTGGGACCGAAGATGGTTGATGTGGCCCAGCATGATAAGATAACCCTGCATGCCTATTCCGAGATTGATGAGATCAAGGGATATGTAGGGAATTACCAGATCAAAATCAAGAAAAAAGCAACCTACGTAGACTGGACAAAATGTACGGGTTGTGGTCTCTGCATGGAAAAATGCCCCTCCAAGAATGCCTACGATCATTTTAACTTCGGAGTGGCACCAACGCGGGCCATAAATATTCCTTTTCCCCAGGCTATTCCAAAGAAGGCAAAAATTGACGCGCAATATTGCCGGCAATTCGTAAAGGGGAAATGCGGTATTTGTGCAAAGATATGCCCCACCGGTGCAATTAATTACGAGATGCAGGATGAGATAGTTGCGGAGGATGTTGGTGCCATCGTGGTCGCCTCCGGGTATGGCCTTATGGATATAGACAGGCTTCCCGAGTACGGTGGCGGCAGATATCCGGATGTTATTACAGGAATACAATATGAGAGGTTCCTCAATGCTTCCGGTCCTACGGAGGGCAATATCCTGAGACCTTCCGATAAGACCGAACCTAAAACGGTAGTATTCATTTCATGTGCCGGGTCCCGTGATAAGTCTTTCGGTATACCATACTGCTCTAATTTTTGTTGCATGTATATTGCCAAGCAGGCAATTCTTACAAAGGACCATATACCAGACTCTCAGTCTTTCGTCTTCTATATGGATATATGCTCTCCGGGTAAGGGTTACGATGAGTTTACTCGCAGGGCCCAGGAAGACTATGGGGCTAAATACATTAGAGGAAAAGTTTCCCGCATATACCTTAAGGGTAAGAAGATGGTCGTAGTGGGTACTGATACGCTTCTTGGTACCCAAGTGGAAGTTGAAGCGGACCTTGTAGTTCTCGCCAGCGCAGTAACGGCAGCCCCCGGTGCTGTAGGACTTGCCGAAAAACTGCACATCTCTTACGATGCCTTCGGATTTTATGTGGAGAGTCATCCCAAGCTGAGACCAGTTGAAACCAATACGTTGGGCGTCTACCTTGCCGGAGCGGCCCAGGGACCAAAAGACATCCCTTCGTCGGTAGGGCAGGGAAGTGCCGCCGCAAGCAAGGTTCTTGCTCTTTTCTCTAAAGACATGCTTGAATCGGATCCAGCGGTGGCCAAAGTTAACGAAAATACTTGCGTCGGATGCCTCAAGTGTATGAGGACCTGTCCTTTTCAAGCCATTAAGGAGAAAGAATTGAGGGGTGGAGAGGTCGTTGCGAGTGTTATTGAAACAGTCTGCGCCGGTTGCGGGGTCTGCACAGCGACCTGCCCATGCGGGGCCATACAGCTCTCACATTTTACGGATAATCAATTGTTGGCGGAGGTTAATGTAATATGTCAGAAATAGCCTTCAAAGAGCTTAGAATTGTTGGTTTTCTCTGTAACTGGTGCTCATATGGTGGAGCAGATACGGCAGGAGTCAGCCGCTTCAAGCAGCCTACGGATCTCAGGATCATCAGGGTTCCATGCTCGGGCCGGGTTGACCCTCTGTTTGTGGTAAAGTCGCTGCTCAACGGGGCGGATGGCGTACTTGTTTCCGGTTGCCATCCGCGAGATTGCCATTATACCGACGGCAACTTTTACGCAAGGCGCAGGCTTGAAATGCTGAAGCGGCTTCTACCTTTTCTTGGCATAGACGAGAAACGATTTCATTACACATGGATATCGGCTTCCGAAGGAGTTCGATGGCAGCAGACGGTGACAGATTTCACCAGAAATATCCACAAACTGGGTCCATTGCATTCTAAGGTGGAGGCACAAAATGGGTCCTGAGAAGCTGAAAGAAATTATTAATAAAATTATTAAGGATGTTGATGTGGTGGTTGGGTATAAGGAAGGGTTTGATAAACTTCATGCCACACCCTGTTTTATTACCAAACCCGAACAGACTGATCGGATAATTTTAAATGCCCTGTGTGCGCAGAATCTTGCAAATTATCTCCTATCACTGAAGAGCAGGAAAATTGCCATGGTGGTCAAGGGGTGTGACAGTCGCACGATAGTCCAGTATATGCAGGAAGGTTTGATTAACAGAGAAAAAGTGGTTGTTATCGGGGTGCCCTGTACCGGGGTTGTGAGCGTGAAGAGAGTTCTCAGCAACGTCAACAGCCAACCTATTTTGGATGTAAAGTTTTCAGGGGATGAGATAGCGGTTATAACGACAGCGGGGGAGCAGAAATTTTCCATAAGAGACGTGGCACCCGACAAATGCAGAACCTGCCTTTACCCTACTCCGGTTGTATATGACTACCTTATCGGGGAGGCAATCCAATCTGACAAAGCCCATGAGGGTGTCTATAAAGATGTGGAGGAATTAGCCGCCATATCTCTCGAAGAGAGAAAAGTTTACTGGGAAAAGGAGTTTGACCGTTGCATACGTTGCTATGCGTGCAGAAATGCCTGTCCCATGTGTGTATGTCAGGACAGTTGCATCGCTGAAAGCAGGGAACCTCACTGGATTAGCCAGAAATCCAACCTCACCGAAAAGTTCATGTTTCACATGATTCACACATTACACCTTGCGGGAAGGTGCGTGGAATGCGGAGAATGCGAACGGGTCTGTCCTATGGGGATACCGGTCAATATACTCAAGAAGAAGATTAATCGTGATATGAGAGAGCTTTTCAACTACGAACCGGGGGTAAAGCCGGATGAAAAGCCACCAATGTTTACTTTCAGCATTGAAGAAGAGAAGATAGAGGAGCATAAACTCTAATGGCTGACACAGGTTTTATCCCAAAAGAGAAGTGGGCGACATTCATAGAAGTTCTGAGTGCAAAGGAGCAGGTCCATGTACCCTGCCTTGAGGGTGACATGATTATTTTCAGGTCTTTCGAAAAAGGGAGGACGCTTTGTTTTGAGAGACCGGCGAATATGCCACCCAAAGCCGTGATCTTTCCGCAGAGCGATACGCTTTTTTCTTTCAAGTTCATAAAGGACCCAGAGAATCCTCAAAGGGTTGGTGTGGAACTGACGGAAAACAAGGATTTTCCCAAAACTATTCTGATTGGGGCCAGGCCCTGTGATGCGAAGGGTTTTACTATATATGACAGACCTTACACTGAGACGGACACCCCTGATCCTTATTATAAGGGCAGGCGAGAACAGACGACCATTCTGACCCTGGCGTGCCAGGACCCCTCGGCTGGTTGTTTTTGCACATCCGTCCATAGTGGCCCGGCTGATAAGGAAGGTTCCGACGCCCTCATCACCGAGGTAGAGAAGGGTTATTTTGTAGAAATCCTTAGCGAAAAAAGCAGTACACTTCTCAAGGAAGCTGGTGTGGAAGACGGTAGTGCCTACCAGGATGAAGCGCATAAGAATCAGGAAGCTGCCCGCAGTGCGGTAAAACAACCTTTTGCTGACAATTTGGCGCCTAAGGTTTCAAAAGAGCTTTACGGGAACGATGAGTTCTGGAAAGAAGAGCTCGCCAAATGCCTTAGCTGCGGCGTATGTACGTACCTTTGCCCTACCTGCTACTGTTTTAACATTACCGATGAGCGGGCTACGAATAGGGGAGAGCGGATCCGAAGCTGGGACAGTTGCATGTACCAGCATTTCACCTTGGATGGCAGCGGTCACAGCCCGAGATCGACGAAGTTTCTACGGTTCAAGAATAGGATAGGGCACAAATTTCTGTTCTACCCGGAGAAGTATAATAATGCTATTGCATGCTGTGGATGTGGCAGGTGTGTGAGATTCTGTCCCGTTTCCGTGGATATACGTGAAATAGTGTCAAAACTGCAGGAATCAGGCGTGAGCGCGGCTCAGCAGGGTGGGAACGATAAGAGTTGAAGGAGTAAACCCAATGTCTGACAATAAGAATCCTTATTTGCCTGAAATGGCGACTATCATGGATGTTATAGAAGAGACGCCCAATATCAAGTCTTTTCGCGTAGCGTTTAATGACCCGGAAAAGATGAAGACTTTCACTTTTGAACCCGGCCAGGTAGGTCAGCTTTCTGTTTTTGGGGTTGGTGAGTCGACCTTTGTGATCAATTCACCACCAACGAGGATGGAATACCTTCAATTCAGCGTTATGAAAGCAGGAGAGGTTACCGCGGCGCTCCATGAGCTTTTCCCGGGAGATCAGATGGGAGTAAGGGCGCCTCTGGGCAACTGGTTTCCTTATGAGCAGATGAAGGGCAAAAAGGTACTCTTTATCGGCGGGGGAATAGGACTTGCTACATTGAGAACACTGATCCTTTACATGCTTGATAACAGGGGTGACTATAAAGATATTACCATCGTTTACGGCTCCAGAACTCCACCCGATCTTTGCTATAAGGAGGACTTGAAGGAGTGGGAATCGCGCAGTGACGTGAATTTGATTCTTACTGTGGATACTGAATTTCCTGGATGGAGCAAACGCGTCGGTTTTGTTCCTAACGTGTTAAACGAAATCGCCCCGTCTCCTGACGACACGATTGCCATCACATGCGGGCCTCCGATTATGATCAAGTATGTGTTGCAGAACCTGACTCAGTTGAAGTTCGGCGATGAAAATATCGTGACTACTCTGGAGGCGAGGATGAAATGCGGCATAGGTATCTGCGGGAGATGCAATTTGGGGGCGAAATATATTTGCAAAGATGGTCCGGTCTTTTCCCTTGCTCAGCTAAGGGATCTTCCAGGGGCTCTGTAGGAGACCTTTTCGGGGACCCCACAAAAACGACTTCTACCCCGCCTGGGGACCATTACGGTGAAGTTTTCTATTTTACTGCCGGAAAGCCTTCTAAAATCGATATGCGATACCTGACAGAACAACATCGGTATCCCGATCATAGTCAGTTGTGACGCGGCCCCAAGTTGCCCTTATCGCCCAGTTATTATGGATCTGGTAGCTCGCGCTTGCGCTTACGAGCCAGTCCACCTTCGTTACGTTACCGCCGCGAGATGCTTCAAAACCGAGGTATGGTCCCGCACCGACACCAAGAGAGAACCTGTCGTCAAAAAACTTCCT encodes the following:
- the hemW gene encoding radical SAM family heme chaperone HemW, whose translation is MMNNTWPILTPESLIPSPESQLPGLYVHIPFCKTKCPYCDFYSVTDTDSVDRWLGALKTEIGIYRELFPHFDSIYLGGGTPSLLDAPTFERLMKILRSHWPGNPDEEVTLEANPDDITREKLSHYRSMGVNRLSLGVQSFDDRELKFLRRRHTATWAKRAIEMVRSCGFANFGIDLMYGLKGQTREKWLSTLVQAVKYDPSHLSCYQLTIESGTPFGLLKAKGALTIPKEGVQRKFFFDTSLFLSDHGFIHYEISNFAKGQGCISHHNTKYWTHAPYLGIGPAAHSFLNGKRWWNYRSVDRYCAALHDGVAPIEGFEILTEDQMKLESLYFGFRTAQGLAVLDLPGPEDRVSRVLEELIKARLIMIRNGQITPTEKGFLVADRIPLMFAV
- a CDS encoding FAD/NAD(P)-binding protein, producing MSDNKNPYLPEMATIMDVIEETPNIKSFRVAFNDPEKMKTFTFEPGQVGQLSVFGVGESTFVINSPPTRMEYLQFSVMKAGEVTAALHELFPGDQMGVRAPLGNWFPYEQMKGKKVLFIGGGIGLATLRTLILYMLDNRGDYKDITIVYGSRTPPDLCYKEDLKEWESRSDVNLILTVDTEFPGWSKRVGFVPNVLNEIAPSPDDTIAITCGPPIMIKYVLQNLTQLKFGDENIVTTLEARMKCGIGICGRCNLGAKYICKDGPVFSLAQLRDLPGAL
- the lepA gene encoding translation elongation factor 4, producing the protein MKQIRNFSIIAHIDHGKSTLADRLIQYAHLVDDRQFRDQILDTMDIERERGITIKSQTINIPYTSRAGEEFELNLIDTPGHVDFSYEVSRALASCEGVLLLIDASQGVEAQTLANLYAAMEHNLVIIPVINKIDLPSADIDRVKEEIDQELGLDPDSVVLCSAKEGTGIEDILEAIVIRIPPPTGSNGEPLSSLIFDAHYDPFRGTIVSCRVFDGSIRPGHIIRLMSNKATYKVEETGIFRLKMESRKELSAGSVGYIIAGIKTVSDTRVGDTITLDEYPAAKPLPGFKEVKPVVFSSIYPIASDDYLSLAEALEKYKLNDAALVYQKDSSAALGQGFRCGFLGLLHLEIVQERLEREFDQSIILTSPSVQYRFFLEDGMEFTIDNPQYYPDPIKIERGEEPYIRASILVPERYVGAVMKLCLERRGVNSRLAYPSPGRIEITFDMPLAEVVFDFYDKLKSITQGYGSFDYEIIDYRESDLIKLDILVNGEKVDALSMIIHKERARERAVRVCDRLRDEIPRQLFKIAIQGAIGGKIISRSTVSPYRKDVTAKCYGGDITRKRKLLEKQKKGKKRMSMVGNVEIPQSAFMAALKTDDE
- a CDS encoding CoB--CoM heterodisulfide reductase iron-sulfur subunit A family protein; the protein is MRVGAFICHCGSNIAGTIDVAKLTQETRKLPGVAFATNYMYTCSESGQEEIKQAIKREKLNRIVVAACSPRMHELTFRRTIEKAGLNRYFLEMANIREHISWVGLDKEANTNKAMETVMMAVAKVMQNKPLFSSSFKVNKRVLVIGGGVAGMQAALDCADGGLDVILVEKSPSVGGMMARLDKTFPTIDCSICILGPKMVDVAQHDKITLHAYSEIDEIKGYVGNYQIKIKKKATYVDWTKCTGCGLCMEKCPSKNAYDHFNFGVAPTRAINIPFPQAIPKKAKIDAQYCRQFVKGKCGICAKICPTGAINYEMQDEIVAEDVGAIVVASGYGLMDIDRLPEYGGGRYPDVITGIQYERFLNASGPTEGNILRPSDKTEPKTVVFISCAGSRDKSFGIPYCSNFCCMYIAKQAILTKDHIPDSQSFVFYMDICSPGKGYDEFTRRAQEDYGAKYIRGKVSRIYLKGKKMVVVGTDTLLGTQVEVEADLVVLASAVTAAPGAVGLAEKLHISYDAFGFYVESHPKLRPVETNTLGVYLAGAAQGPKDIPSSVGQGSAAASKVLALFSKDMLESDPAVAKVNENTCVGCLKCMRTCPFQAIKEKELRGGEVVASVIETVCAGCGVCTATCPCGAIQLSHFTDNQLLAEVNVICQK
- a CDS encoding lysophospholipase, giving the protein MPDYTLLDNSSALEYIFYPRDTYSPCPAFAFDLPVPVDKDISISCRFYRGNPEWPWILFFHGNGEVISDYDEISPFYFKKNINLVVVDYRGYGKSGGTPTITDMLGDAHKVLEAVKKELAARGLKDKLWVMGRSLGSLSALELAYHYQYNLPGIIIESGFLSITRILDHLDLTTDGPKLPGIEDECIAMVRMITLPVLIVHGEHDNLVPFAEAEDLYNNIKSEDKQLLMIPAADHNDVMFVGLHEYFKAIRIFMDRTDTGAE
- a CDS encoding 4Fe-4S dicluster domain-containing protein yields the protein MGPEKLKEIINKIIKDVDVVVGYKEGFDKLHATPCFITKPEQTDRIILNALCAQNLANYLLSLKSRKIAMVVKGCDSRTIVQYMQEGLINREKVVVIGVPCTGVVSVKRVLSNVNSQPILDVKFSGDEIAVITTAGEQKFSIRDVAPDKCRTCLYPTPVVYDYLIGEAIQSDKAHEGVYKDVEELAAISLEERKVYWEKEFDRCIRCYACRNACPMCVCQDSCIAESREPHWISQKSNLTEKFMFHMIHTLHLAGRCVECGECERVCPMGIPVNILKKKINRDMRELFNYEPGVKPDEKPPMFTFSIEEEKIEEHKL
- a CDS encoding hydrogenase iron-sulfur subunit — encoded protein: MSEIAFKELRIVGFLCNWCSYGGADTAGVSRFKQPTDLRIIRVPCSGRVDPLFVVKSLLNGADGVLVSGCHPRDCHYTDGNFYARRRLEMLKRLLPFLGIDEKRFHYTWISASEGVRWQQTVTDFTRNIHKLGPLHSKVEAQNGS
- a CDS encoding 4Fe-4S dicluster domain-containing protein; the protein is MADTGFIPKEKWATFIEVLSAKEQVHVPCLEGDMIIFRSFEKGRTLCFERPANMPPKAVIFPQSDTLFSFKFIKDPENPQRVGVELTENKDFPKTILIGARPCDAKGFTIYDRPYTETDTPDPYYKGRREQTTILTLACQDPSAGCFCTSVHSGPADKEGSDALITEVEKGYFVEILSEKSSTLLKEAGVEDGSAYQDEAHKNQEAARSAVKQPFADNLAPKVSKELYGNDEFWKEELAKCLSCGVCTYLCPTCYCFNITDERATNRGERIRSWDSCMYQHFTLDGSGHSPRSTKFLRFKNRIGHKFLFYPEKYNNAIACCGCGRCVRFCPVSVDIREIVSKLQESGVSAAQQGGNDKS